The Candidatus Eisenbacteria bacterium genomic interval CCTTCTCTCTCATGCGGATATTCCGAATACAGATGCTCGCTCACCAGAAAACCCAGGATGGAATCTCCGAGGAATTCCATCCTTTCGTTCGATGAGAACATCGTTCCGTCCTTATTGTACGCGTAAGACCGGTGGGTCAAAGCTTGCTTGAGGAGGGATTTGTTCTTGAACTTGAAACCCAGCAGCTTCTCGAACTCAAGAAGGACAGACGTGGATCGCGATTTGCTTTTCCTTGAGGCCTGTCCTGGCAACAGCTTCTCCTCTAATCTTTGAACTTTTTCACTGCAAGAGTTACGTTGTGCCCTCCAAAACCAAATGAGTTTGAAAGAGCAACTTCAACCGCATGCTTCCTTGCCACGTTGGGAACATAGTCAAGGTCACATTCAGGGTCCGGTTTCTCGTAGTTCACCGTGGGCGGAAGAACTGAATCCCTGATTGCCAGTACGCACGCAATGAGTTCAACTCCGCCAGCGGCGCCCAAAAGATGGCCCGTCATCGATTTTGTTGAACTCACGGCCACGCGGTATGCACTCTCGCCAAAGACCTTCTTGATAGCCGTGGTCTCGAACTTATCGTTCAGAGGGGTCGAGGTTCCATGCGCATTGATGTAATCGACATCTTCCGGTCTGAGGTGACCATCGCGCAGGCAGATTTCCATTGAACGGGCGGCGCCTTCACCGTCGGGAGAAGGTGCGGTCACGTGGTAAGCATCCGATGTGCTTCCGTAGCCGACAAGCTCAGCCAGAGGACGCGCACCTCGGTCCAGGGCGTGCTTGAGCTCCTCAAGAATTAGTATGCCGGCTCCCTCGCCCATGACAAAACCGTCCCTCTCGAGGTCGAACGGTCTGGATGCCTTTCCGGGTTCGCTGTTTCGAGTGGACAAGGCCTTCATGGCACAGAACCCGCCCACCGAAAGGGGAGTTATGGCAGCTTCGCAGCCGCCTGCAATGATGACATCCGCGTCCCCTCTCTCGATTATTCTCATGCCTTCGCCCACTGCATTAGCACCGGACGCGCAAGCAGACACCGGCGCGAAATT includes:
- the fabF gene encoding beta-ketoacyl-ACP synthase II encodes the protein MEKSDTKRVVITGMGVISPIGLEVSEFWDSTVAGRVGVSRITKFDPSAFETQIAAEVKGFNPENYLERKEIRRTDLFVQYGLAAAVQAVKEAGLELSKLDGERFGVLVGSGIGGIRTLEEQHSMLLSKGPSRVSPFFIPLMIADMAPGQISIKFGAKGPNFAPVSACASGANAVGEGMRIIERGDADVIIAGGCEAAITPLSVGGFCAMKALSTRNSEPGKASRPFDLERDGFVMGEGAGILILEELKHALDRGARPLAELVGYGSTSDAYHVTAPSPDGEGAARSMEICLRDGHLRPEDVDYINAHGTSTPLNDKFETTAIKKVFGESAYRVAVSSTKSMTGHLLGAAGGVELIACVLAIRDSVLPPTVNYEKPDPECDLDYVPNVARKHAVEVALSNSFGFGGHNVTLAVKKFKD